Within the Mycobacterium gordonae genome, the region GGTGATCCCGCTCCCCCGTACTAGGGTCGGCGCTGAACGCCACGCCGGACTTCTCAGACGCGATCATCTGCTGGACGACGACGGCCATGGCGGGGTCGGCGGTGAAGCCGCGACTGGCCCGATAGGTGATGACGCGCGGGCTGAACAGGGACGCCCAACATTGGGTGATGGCATCGATCAGGTCCTCACCACCGGTGATGTTCGTCAGGGTCCGGTTCATCCCGGCGAAGGACGCGTCGCTGCCGTCTTCGCCGGTCGCCGACGAACGCACCGCCACAACGCAATTGGCGCCCAATTTGGCATAGGACTCGAGCGCCTGAGCGCGGACGTCGTCGCTGACACCAGCCTTGCTCACCAACTTCTGCATCCGCTGGCACAGCTCGGCCAACCGGGCGCCGTTGTCGACCTGCGCCAGCGCCTCGCGATGCAGGGCAGCGAGTTCGGCGTCCACACCACCGGCCGCCATCGCCGCCTGGTAGCCGCCGCGCAACAAGACGAATCCCGGTGGCACCGGCAGGCCCGCGGCCACCAACTCGCCCATGTTGGCGCCCTTGCCGCCGGCCTCGTCGGCGTCGGTCAAGCGCAGGGCGGAGATGTCGACGGCGTAGCTGTCAGTGTTGGTCATGCCCGTTCCTTTCGGTGCTGAAGATTGAGGTCGATCGCGTGGCACCAGGCGTCATATGCCTGGGCCACAGAAGATTCCAGGGGCTGGGAGGTGTCCATTCGGTAGGCGCCCGCCCAGGCGCCACGGCGTGCGGCCAGCGCCGCGGCGATGTCAGGAGTGGCGTCGGAGTTGCTTGCCGGGCGGTGTTGGATTCGGCCAGCCGTTGTCGCAACCGGCACTTCACAGATGATTTCTACTACGCAAGAATGGGTTTCGTCAGCCACCCGATGCGCCTGTGCGCGCAGACCCGCGTCCTGCCAGGTTCCGTCCAGAATGACCGACTGCCCCTCGCTCAGCAGCACACGGGCCCGGTGCAGCACCGTGTCGTAGACGGCGGCGACGTTGTCGGGGCTGTACAGACCCGAGTCCAGTACTCCGGGACTCCCGGAGATGGCGCCCGAATCCCGGAGCTCCCGGCGCACATCGTCGGTGGAGATGATCCGCGCGCCAACGACTTCGGCGAGTTCGCGGGCCACCGTCGACTTGCCGCTGCCGGGATTGCCGCCGACGAGAGCCAGCCGAACGGCTCCGGTGGCCAGATGCTCGGCCGCTATGGCGAGGTGGCGGGCCGCTTCGTCGGCCGATTCCGGCCTGCCCTGCAGGAACCGCACACAGCCGACCTTGGCCCGGACCACCGCCCGGTAGGCGATGTAGAAGTCTTGCAGCGAGCGCGGCGCCGCGTCGCCGGCCCGCGCGGCATATCGCGTCAGGAAATAGTCGCCGAGGTCTTTGCGCCCGAGGAATTCCAGATCCATGGCCAGGAAGGCGGCGTCATCAATGCAGTCAAGGTGCCGCAGTTGGTCATCGAATTCCAGGCAGTCCAGCAATGCCGGGTGGCCGTCGACGAAGAAGATGTCGTCGGCGAGCAGGTCACCGTGGCCGTCGACGATGCTGTCCTCGTCGATACGGCGCGCGAACAGCCGGCCACGACCCGAAATGTATGCGACGGCAAGGCGCTCGA harbors:
- a CDS encoding bifunctional aminoglycoside phosphotransferase/ATP-binding protein; the protein is MEFAITGERPADVTTDLAPYLAVRETHTGVVVLAGDRAYKAKKPVLTDFVDFRTAEERERVCRREVELNRRLSPEAYLGVAHLSDPSGGADEPIVVMRRYRDHDRLAFLVSRSGSGESSEKLLDCVAAVLAEFHGRAERSPLISAQGESAAVEQRWHANLKELHQFTAIPGVSPQSVSRIERLAVAYISGRGRLFARRIDEDSIVDGHGDLLADDIFFVDGHPALLDCLEFDDQLRHLDCIDDAAFLAMDLEFLGRKDLGDYFLTRYAARAGDAAPRSLQDFYIAYRAVVRAKVGCVRFLQGRPESADEAARHLAIAAEHLATGAVRLALVGGNPGSGKSTVARELAEVVGARIISTDDVRRELRDSGAISGSPGVLDSGLYSPDNVAAVYDTVLHRARVLLSEGQSVILDGTWQDAGLRAQAHRVADETHSCVVEIICEVPVATTAGRIQHRPASNSDATPDIAAALAARRGAWAGAYRMDTSQPLESSVAQAYDAWCHAIDLNLQHRKERA